The genomic stretch CAGACGTAGGTGCCGACCTGGTGGGTAAAGTAGAGGCCGGTATTCCGGAAGACGATCCCCGTAACCCGGCGGTTATTGCCGACAACGTGGGAGACAATGTCGGTGACGTAGCCGGTATGGGTGCCGACTTGTTTGAATCCTATGTCGGTTCCATTATTGCGGGAATTGCCCTGGGTTCTGCCATGAGCAGCAACAGCGTTAACGCCGCTTTGTTGCCGATATACATAGCGGCTGCCGGTGTAATAGCGGCGATTATCGGTACTTTCTTCGTGCGTACCAACGAAGGCGCCCGGGCGCAGAGTGCCCTGAATACAGGAACTTTGGTGGCCAGTATCCTAGCTATCGCTTTCACCTATTTCTTATCCACCAGCCTGTTACCGGATATCGGCCTAAACGTATTTGGAGCCACAGTTGCTGGCCTGCTGGCGGGGGTTCTTATTGGTAAGATTACTGAATACTATACTGCCGACCGTTTCAATCCAGTTAAAGAAATAGCCAAGGCTTCGCAGACGGGAACTGCTACCAACATTATTGCCGGAATCAGCACCGGAATGATGAGTACGGCTCTGCCTATAGTTGTTATAGTGGTGGCCATCTTATTGGCTTATAAACTGGCAGGTCTGTACGGCATTGCTCTGGCCGCGGTAGGAATGCTCTCTACTACCGGAATGGTGGTGGCCGTAGATGCTTACGGTCCCATTGCCGACAATGCCGGGGGAATCGCTGAAATGTCCGGTCTCGAGCCGGGAGTTCGTAAGATAACCGATGCCCTGGATGCAGTAGGTAATACTACAGCCGCCATCGGAAAAGGTTTTGCCATAGGTTCTGCTGCTTTGACCGCTTTGGCGTTGTTTTCCGCTTATACCAAAGCGGCGGATATTCAAGCTATTGATATAACCCAGCCGAATGTGGTTGCCGGTCTGTTTATAGGCGGCATGCTTCCCTTCCTGTTTTCAGCTTTAACCATGCAGGCAGTTGGACGGGCGGCCTTCGATATGATTGAGGAGGTGCGCCGTCAATTCCGGTCCATACCGGGTCTGATGGAAGGCAAAGCTAGACCGGATTATGCTAACTGCGTGCGTATTAGTACTGGTGCGGCTCTGCGGGAAATGATTATTCCGGGTCTGCTGGCGGTGGTTGTACCCCTGGCCGTAGGACTTATACCAGGCCTTGGCAAAGAGGCCTTAGGTGGACTGCTGGCTGGAGCATTAGTCTCAGGTTTCTTGCTTGCAGTTATGATGGCCAATGCCGGTGGAGCCTGGGATAACGCCAAGAAATACATCGAAGGCGGTCAGTACGGCGGAAAGGGATCGGAAGCGCATGCTGCGGCTGTTAACGGCGATACGGTAGGAGATCCTTTCAAGGATACCTCCGGACCGTCCTTGAACATCCTGATCAAGCTGATGACTATTGTATCTCTGGTGTTTGCCCCGCTCTTTATGTAGCGTTCACGTAATCAAAAGTGTTGGGAGAAAAGTTCTCCCAACACTTTTTGAATTCATAGCAGAAATTG from Calderihabitans maritimus encodes the following:
- a CDS encoding sodium-translocating pyrophosphatase produces the protein MPESFSGGLYVAPIAGIIALIFAGYLVARIKRVDPGTEKMKEIAEAIHEGAMAFLFREYRTLIYFILAMTIVIVVAGVMTQGAGSMKPATAIAYLVGTICSLGAGFIGMNVATLANVRTTNAARQGANQALGVAFSGGAVMGMSVVGLGLLGLGIISIIFKDPAIINGFALGASSIALFGRVGGGIYTKAADVGADLVGKVEAGIPEDDPRNPAVIADNVGDNVGDVAGMGADLFESYVGSIIAGIALGSAMSSNSVNAALLPIYIAAAGVIAAIIGTFFVRTNEGARAQSALNTGTLVASILAIAFTYFLSTSLLPDIGLNVFGATVAGLLAGVLIGKITEYYTADRFNPVKEIAKASQTGTATNIIAGISTGMMSTALPIVVIVVAILLAYKLAGLYGIALAAVGMLSTTGMVVAVDAYGPIADNAGGIAEMSGLEPGVRKITDALDAVGNTTAAIGKGFAIGSAALTALALFSAYTKAADIQAIDITQPNVVAGLFIGGMLPFLFSALTMQAVGRAAFDMIEEVRRQFRSIPGLMEGKARPDYANCVRISTGAALREMIIPGLLAVVVPLAVGLIPGLGKEALGGLLAGALVSGFLLAVMMANAGGAWDNAKKYIEGGQYGGKGSEAHAAAVNGDTVGDPFKDTSGPSLNILIKLMTIVSLVFAPLFM